Proteins from a single region of Ziziphus jujuba cultivar Dongzao chromosome 1, ASM3175591v1:
- the LOC107434054 gene encoding GBF-interacting protein 1-like — protein sequence MSSGVGGSRVSIPSNVRKTIQDIREITGKQHSDDEIYAVLKECSMDPNETAQKLLYLDTFHEVKRRRDRRKENLNSKVSEERSNTGTQRRVARGGGQGNYASDVGGGKHSARKENGVNHIADRGSVSSSFPVSQKTKNNAAPQVSKTSTGMANGPTKLPNGTSEGYASKVSMGPKSSVVDANKLAASAPQPATVAASTHSSGSVEAERGKSPSKVDLLDSSTPAPVSGVYTPASDTILAPSFPGHSVSASTNVDEAGSQWVAAELNDKHGNETVSNAIDLRLSMTGTTVPGAANSIHNENTPSKSKAFEQDQISDISEPLSLPTHEVVTSESEAISVEAPESGVSNGQHVTFPNHFQVPETLKNGLTFGSFDANFQLKGDSVNVGADITGAAESSQDSGEPSNEPSTSNENASSTVQGDYPHHSQSLPHVLENLPPSEGNISSNTDSKNEQSKQDVQFPLVPQNSAVLNGPNYGLGIMSHMAGNQPVQFEGHDQQVQETRVSNLASGNSQSLSSANPALPAPSSIAMTPQSVPLFRQTYPNYFPYPFISPFYMPPPMHQFLSHNGFTPQPSTGNMFLPPAAAASAGVKFPVQQFKSGSNAGNPTHIGIQSGSSFITAPVGYAPGTAVTSGSSIGNEDLLASQLKENQIYTTGQLTEGSGVWIHAPGQDMPSLQVNSLYNLPPQGQHLTFSPGQAGHGTFPGIYQPGHAMTAPSALLQQSQAVAGAVEAIGPPSGTYQQPQHAQINWNTSF from the exons ATGAGCAGCGGCGTTGGGGGGTCTAGGGTTTCGATCCCTAGCAATGTTCGGAAAACGATCCAAGACATAAGAGAGATCACTGGCAAGCAGCACAGCGACGATGAAATCTACGCTGTACTTAAGGAGTGTTCCATGGATCCCAACGAGACCGCCCAAAAGCTCCTCTATttag ATACATTTCACGAGGTTAAAAGGAGACGTGATCGGAGAAAAGAG AATTTGAACAGCAAAGTATCTGAAGAGAGGTCAAATACTGGCACGCAGAGGAGAGTTGCTAGGGGTGGTGGTCAAGGAAATTATGCTTCTG ATGTTGGTGGTGGGAAGCATTCTGCTCGCAAAGAAAATGGAGTTAATCACATTGCAGATAGAGGTTCTGTATCCTCTTCGTTTCCAGTTtcacagaaaacaaaaaataatgcaGCACCGCAAGTCTCaaa AACGTCAACTGGCATGGCTAATGGCCCCACAAAACTACCCAATGGGACTTCTGAAGGTTATGCTTCCAAAGTCTCAATGGGTCCCAAAAGCTCGGTCGTTGATGCAAACAAATTGGCAGCTTCAGCTCCTCAGCCTGCCACTGTTGCTGCCTCTACCCATTCCTCTGGTTCAGTAGAAGCTGAAAGAGGAAAGTCCCCTTCAAAAGTTGATCTACTTGATTCTTCTACACCAGCACCTGTATCTGGTGTTTATACCCCAGCTTCAGATACTATATTGGCACCTTCTTTTCCAGGGCATTCTGTTAGTGCAAGTACAAATGTAGATGAAGCAGGAAGCCAATGGGTGGCTGCCGAGCTAAATGATAAACATGGAAACGAAACTGTTTCCAATGCCATTGACTTGCGGTTGTCAATGACGGGAACAACAGTTCCTGGTGCTGCAAATTCTATTCACAATGAAAATACTCCTAGCAAATCAAAAGCATTTGAGCAGGATCAAATCTCTGACATTTCAGAACCTCTTTCTTTACCAACCCATGAAG TTGTGACATCAGAAAGTGAAGCTATTTCGGTTGAAGCACCTGAATCTGGGGTTTCTAACGGGCAACATGTTACATttccaaatcattttcaagtccCAGAAACTTTGAAGAATGGATTGACTTTTGGAAGCTTTGATGCTAATTTTCAGCTGAAAGGGGACTCAGTCAATGTTGGTGCAGATATTACAGGTGCTGCTGAGTCTTCTCAGGATAGTGGTGAACCTTCTAATGAACCTTCTACTAG caATGAAAATGCATCTTCAACTGTGCAAGGAGATTATCCTCATCATTCGCAATCTTTGCCTCATGTGCTTGAAAATCTACCACCTTCAGAGGGAAATATCTCTTCAAATACAGACTCCAAAAATGAACAGTCAAAGCAGGATGTGCAGTTCCCTCTAGTGCCTCAGAACTCAGCTGTCTTAAATGGGCCAAACTATGGTCTTGGTATCATGTCTCACATGGCTGGGAACCAGCCTGTTCAATTTGAAGGACATGACCAACAGGTGCAGGAGACTCGTGTTTCAAACTTAGCT AGCGGGAACTCTCAGTCTCTGTCCAGTGCTAATCCTGCTCTACCTGCACCAAGCTCGATAGCTATGACTCCACAGTCGGTTCCTCTATTCCGACAGACTTATCCTAACTACTTTCCATATCCATTCATATCTCCATTTTACATGCCACCCCCGATGCACCAATTCTTGAGCCACAATGGATTTACTCCACAGCCTTCAACTGGAAACATGTTTCTACCGCCAGCAGCTGCTGCATCTGCTGGAGTCAAATTTCCTGTTCAACAATTCAAGTCGGGAAGCAATGCTGGAAATCCAACTCATATTGGCATTCAATCTGGTAGTTCATTTATCACTGCTCCTGTTGGGTATGCTCCTGGTACAGCAGTTACATCTGGAAGCTCCATAGGTAATGAAGATCTTTTGGCATCTCAATTGAAGGAAAATCAGATCTACACCACAGGGCAACTG ACCGAAGGTTCAGGTGTCTGGATCCATGCTCCAGGTCAAGACATGCCCAGCTTGCAGGTCAATTCTCTGTACAACCTCCCTCCACAGGGACAACATCTCACCTTTTCTCCTGGACAGGCTGGTCACGGCACTTTCCCGGGAATTTATCAACCTGGACATGCCATGACCGCTCCTTCAGCACTTCTTCAACAGTCTCAAGCTGTGGCCGGAGCTGTTGAAGCCATAGGACCCCCATCTGGTACTTATCAGCAGCCTCAACATGCACAAATAAACTGGAATACTTCTTTCTGA
- the LOC107434177 gene encoding ras-related protein RABB1c — MSYAYLFKYIIIGDTGVGKSCLLLQFTDKRFQPVHDLTIGVEFGARMITIDNKPIKLQIWDTAGQESFRSITRSYYRGAAGALLVYDITRRETFNHLASWLEDARQHANANMTIMLIGNKCDLAHRRAVSTEEGEQFAKEHGLIFMEASAKTAQNVEEAFIKTAATIYKKIQDGVFDVSNESYGIKVGYGGIPGPSGGRDGSSSQAGGCCS; from the exons atgtCGTACGCGTATCTCTTCAAGTATATCATCATCGGTGATACTG GAGTTGGAAAATCATGCCTGCTTCTTCAGTTCACGGACAAGCGGTTCCAGCCTGTGCATGACTTAACCATTGGTGTTGAGTTTGGAGCTCGGATGATTACTATTGATAACAAACCTATTAAGCTCCAAATCTGGGACACG GCGGGTCAAGAGTCCTTCAGATCAATAACCAGGTCCTACTATAGAGGGGCAGCTGGTGCATTGCTCGTCTATGATATCACCAG GAGGGAAACCTTTAATCACTTGGCTAGCTGGCTGGAAGATGCGAGGCAGCATGCAAATGCAAACATGACAATAATGCTAATTGGTAACAAGTGTGATCTTGCTCATAGAAGGGCTGTAAGCACAGAGGAAGGTGAGCAATTTGCAAAGGAGCATGGATTAATCTTCATGGAGGCCTCTGCTAAAACTGCTCAGAATGTTGAGGAG GCTTTTATCAAGACTGCTGCAACCATATATAAGAAGATTCAGGATGGAGTTTTTGATGTGTCGAATGAG TCTTACGGAATAAAAGTTGGGTATGGTGGAATCCCTGGACCATCAGGAGGCAGAGATGGCTCCTCCTCTCAAGCTGGAGGCTGTTGCAGttga